The Corynebacterium qintianiae genome has a window encoding:
- a CDS encoding SAM-dependent methyltransferase, with amino-acid sequence MSPAPDVPEHLLIVDAQAWPGVAAVPGGALMRAKARFAEAKFAAACAKAGLELDPGVGAHIVVEHDAVFRRVADSGWVGLAEGYMAGEWASPSSSMLVDALVALLRVDYRPRTPGIAAGQLDPAGEIPPDLVQHFSGDGMSGFAGHFATGVPTTERVRVKFYAPRSGQAGASYFVDRTEFTAPLDAERGDLGDVQQRSVEMLLDAALAGRGTHLLEYPSSGGAVGLAAAKRGATVDAWVADERAEAALRDRLVYAGVGGAVHVEMVGQSWLVMPKRRGHYDCVVGVERLETLSAARKADYLAAMGRLVEPGGRVVMQTILRTPAFTPAASAALESLRAYIWPGLSFATPEGLARTVDRRTSLRIVSETRAPEHLEASLRLQREMFDGRFREAAADGFDLVYRRLWQWQFALKEALARLGMIDLAQVTMVPRDRRGRR; translated from the coding sequence GTGTCGCCCGCCCCTGACGTTCCCGAGCACCTGTTGATAGTCGACGCCCAGGCCTGGCCCGGAGTGGCCGCCGTGCCGGGTGGTGCACTCATGAGGGCGAAAGCTCGGTTTGCGGAGGCCAAGTTTGCCGCGGCTTGCGCAAAGGCGGGACTCGAGCTTGATCCTGGCGTGGGGGCGCATATTGTCGTCGAACACGACGCGGTGTTTCGCCGCGTGGCCGACAGTGGCTGGGTGGGTCTCGCCGAGGGCTACATGGCAGGTGAGTGGGCGTCACCGAGCAGTTCGATGCTTGTCGACGCGCTGGTAGCGCTGCTGCGGGTTGACTACCGGCCGAGGACGCCGGGCATCGCGGCGGGGCAGCTGGACCCCGCGGGTGAGATCCCGCCCGACCTTGTCCAGCATTTCTCCGGCGACGGAATGAGCGGGTTCGCGGGCCATTTCGCCACCGGCGTGCCCACGACTGAGCGTGTCCGAGTGAAATTCTACGCGCCGCGCTCGGGGCAGGCGGGCGCATCGTATTTTGTGGACCGCACCGAGTTCACCGCGCCATTGGACGCTGAACGGGGGGACCTGGGTGATGTCCAGCAGCGCTCAGTGGAGATGCTTCTTGACGCCGCGTTGGCCGGGCGGGGAACGCACCTGCTGGAGTATCCGTCGTCAGGTGGCGCTGTGGGACTCGCGGCCGCGAAGCGCGGGGCCACCGTTGACGCGTGGGTAGCGGACGAGCGGGCAGAGGCAGCGTTGCGCGACCGGTTGGTGTACGCGGGTGTGGGCGGTGCCGTGCACGTCGAGATGGTCGGCCAGTCGTGGCTGGTCATGCCCAAGCGGCGTGGTCACTACGACTGCGTGGTGGGAGTCGAGCGGTTGGAGACGCTGAGCGCGGCGCGCAAGGCCGATTACCTCGCCGCAATGGGGCGCTTAGTCGAACCGGGGGGACGGGTCGTAATGCAGACGATCTTGCGCACGCCGGCGTTCACGCCGGCCGCGTCGGCAGCACTGGAATCCCTGCGCGCGTACATCTGGCCGGGCTTAAGCTTTGCGACGCCCGAGGGGCTGGCGCGGACGGTCGACCGGCGCACGAGTCTGCGGATCGTGTCGGAGACGCGCGCGCCCGAGCACCTGGAGGCTTCGTTGCGCCTGCAGCGCGAAATGTTCGACGGGCGTTTTCGCGAGGCGGCCGCCGACGGTTTTGACCTCGTGTACCGGCGATTGTGGCAGTGGCAGTTCGCGCTGAAGGAGGCGCTCGCGCGGCTCGGCATGATTGATCTTGCTCAGGTGACGATGGTGCCGCGCGACAGGCGGGGGCGCCGATAG
- a CDS encoding pyruvate formate lyase family protein, which translates to MEVVTTQTQPPADTKDAWDGFRTGPWVDGIDVRDFIQRNYSPYDGDASFLEGPTEKTLRLWNELDSTYLSVERERRVFDVDTHTPADVDAFPAGYISGDDDVIVGLQTDVPTKRAMMPNGGWRMVEQAIREAGKQPEEAVKKVFTAYRKTHNDAVFDIYTPRIRAARSSHIITGLPDAYGRGRIIGDYRRVALYGVDRLIADKERAKDATLEHGFSEHWARYREEHSEQIKALKKLKKMAASYGFDISGPAANAREAVQWTYFGYLGSVKSQDGAAMSIGRLSPFFDIYFERDLAKGTLNERDAQEIVDALVIKLRIVRFLRTEDYDQIFSGDPYWATWSDAGFSADGRHQVTKTSFRLLQTLRNLGPAPEPNITIFWDPSLPDGYKEFCAAISIETSSVQYESDEQIRGKWGDDAAIACCVSPMKVGKQMQFFGARVNAAKSLLYAINGGRDEVTGKQITTGHSPVEGDGPLDFDEVWEKYELMLDWVIGTYVEALNIIHYCHDKYAYEAVEMALHDSDIVRTMGCGIAGLSIVADSLSAIKYATVTPVRDETGLVVDYVTEGDFPFYGNDDDRVDDIAATVVHTVMQKIKAIPMYRDAIPTQSVLTITSNVVYGKATGSFPSGHEAGTPFAPGANPENGRDTHGMVASMLSVGKLDYNDALDGISLTNTITPSGLGRTKDEQVGNLVGVLDAGFVMDETTTY; encoded by the coding sequence ATGGAGGTTGTGACCACCCAGACTCAGCCACCCGCAGACACCAAAGACGCATGGGACGGGTTCCGCACCGGCCCGTGGGTCGATGGGATCGACGTCCGGGACTTCATACAGCGCAACTACTCCCCCTACGACGGGGATGCCTCGTTCCTCGAGGGCCCCACCGAGAAGACCCTCCGACTCTGGAACGAGCTCGACTCCACCTACCTGTCCGTCGAACGGGAGCGCCGCGTTTTCGACGTGGACACCCACACCCCCGCCGACGTCGACGCGTTCCCGGCCGGATACATCTCTGGGGACGACGACGTGATCGTTGGTCTCCAGACGGACGTGCCCACCAAGCGCGCCATGATGCCCAACGGGGGGTGGCGCATGGTCGAGCAGGCGATCCGCGAGGCCGGCAAGCAACCGGAGGAGGCGGTCAAGAAGGTCTTCACCGCCTACCGCAAGACCCATAACGACGCCGTATTCGACATCTACACCCCGCGGATCCGCGCGGCCCGCTCCTCCCATATCATCACTGGTCTGCCTGACGCGTACGGTCGCGGCCGCATCATCGGTGACTACCGCCGCGTCGCTTTATACGGCGTGGACAGACTCATTGCCGATAAGGAACGCGCGAAGGACGCGACCCTGGAACATGGGTTCTCCGAGCACTGGGCGCGCTACCGCGAGGAGCACTCCGAGCAGATCAAGGCGCTGAAAAAGCTCAAGAAGATGGCCGCCAGCTACGGTTTCGACATCTCCGGGCCCGCCGCGAACGCGCGCGAAGCCGTCCAGTGGACCTATTTCGGATACCTTGGATCGGTCAAGAGCCAGGACGGTGCCGCGATGTCGATCGGCCGTCTCTCCCCCTTCTTCGACATTTACTTCGAGCGCGACCTCGCCAAGGGCACGCTGAACGAGCGGGACGCCCAGGAGATCGTTGACGCGCTGGTGATCAAGCTGCGCATTGTCCGCTTCTTGCGCACCGAGGACTACGACCAGATTTTCTCCGGCGACCCGTACTGGGCCACCTGGAGTGACGCAGGGTTTTCGGCGGACGGCCGCCACCAGGTGACCAAAACGTCTTTCCGGCTCCTGCAGACCCTGCGCAACCTCGGCCCCGCTCCGGAGCCGAACATCACCATCTTCTGGGACCCGTCGCTGCCGGACGGATACAAGGAGTTCTGCGCCGCCATTTCCATCGAGACCTCGTCCGTACAGTATGAGTCCGACGAGCAGATCCGCGGCAAGTGGGGGGACGACGCCGCCATCGCCTGCTGCGTCTCCCCGATGAAGGTGGGCAAGCAGATGCAGTTCTTCGGCGCCCGCGTCAACGCGGCGAAGTCGCTGCTTTACGCCATCAACGGTGGCCGCGACGAGGTTACCGGCAAGCAGATCACCACCGGGCACAGCCCCGTCGAAGGCGACGGCCCGCTGGACTTCGACGAGGTGTGGGAGAAATACGAGCTCATGCTCGACTGGGTGATTGGCACCTACGTCGAGGCCCTCAACATCATTCATTACTGCCACGACAAGTACGCATACGAAGCTGTGGAGATGGCCCTCCACGATTCCGACATTGTGCGCACCATGGGCTGCGGTATTGCCGGGCTGTCCATCGTCGCGGACTCTCTGTCCGCCATCAAGTACGCCACGGTCACCCCCGTGCGCGATGAGACGGGCCTCGTAGTGGATTACGTTACCGAGGGTGACTTCCCCTTCTACGGCAACGACGATGACCGCGTCGACGACATCGCTGCCACCGTGGTCCACACGGTGATGCAGAAGATAAAGGCCATCCCGATGTACCGCGACGCGATTCCGACGCAGTCGGTGCTGACCATCACCTCCAACGTGGTCTACGGCAAGGCAACCGGGTCCTTCCCCTCCGGGCACGAAGCGGGCACCCCGTTCGCCCCGGGTGCTAATCCGGAGAACGGCCGCGACACCCACGGCATGGTGGCTTCGATGCTGTCGGTGGGCAAACTCGACTACAACGACGCGCTCGACGGCATTTCACTGACCAACACCATCACCCCGTCCGGCCTCGGCCGCACCAAGGACGAGCAGGTCGGCAACCTCGTCGGCGTGCTCGACGCCGGTTTCGTCATGGACGAGACCACCACCTACTAA
- a CDS encoding NAD(P)/FAD-dependent oxidoreductase has product MADTAFRPAGNRHHVVIIGAGFGGIFAAHELGDADVDVTIINRTNHHLFAPLLYQVATGILSTGEIATSVRQILSGKDNVNVVRGDVTGIDVDAQTVTSFEGEFTRTYAYDSLIVAAGAGQSYFGNDHFAEFAPGLKTLDNALEIRARIVTAFERAEVAETAEERDRLLTFVIVGAGPTGVELAGQIAEMAHRSFKDEYSNFVPSQAKIVLIDGMPQVLPPFGKRLGKKAQRELEKKGVTVVLNAMVVNVDENSVTYKDTKTEEEVTIASSTKIWSAGVQASPLGKLIADQVGVEAERNGKVPVNSDLTVGDKSNVFIIGDMMSRDRLPGVAQVAIQTGEYVAKIIKEQVEHDVAPEARDDFEYFDKGSMAIVSRYNAVVKMGKVEVTGFIGWLMWLAVHLSFLVGARNQFVALLSWTLNALTPKRYNLATTLAQMHGRTALLKLGERTTDDAASLPEVRDTNGEN; this is encoded by the coding sequence ATGGCCGATACGGCTTTCCGCCCGGCAGGTAACCGCCACCACGTCGTCATCATCGGCGCTGGCTTCGGCGGTATTTTCGCAGCCCATGAGCTCGGTGACGCGGACGTCGACGTCACCATCATCAACCGCACGAACCACCACCTGTTCGCTCCGCTTCTGTACCAGGTGGCTACCGGCATCCTCTCCACCGGTGAGATCGCGACCTCCGTGCGCCAGATCCTCTCCGGCAAGGACAACGTCAACGTCGTCCGCGGCGATGTCACCGGTATTGACGTTGACGCCCAGACGGTGACCTCCTTCGAGGGCGAGTTCACGCGCACCTACGCCTACGACTCCCTCATTGTCGCCGCCGGTGCAGGCCAGTCCTACTTCGGCAACGACCACTTCGCCGAGTTCGCCCCGGGTCTGAAGACCCTGGACAACGCGCTTGAGATCCGCGCCCGCATTGTTACCGCGTTCGAGCGCGCCGAGGTCGCCGAAACCGCCGAGGAGCGCGACCGCCTGCTCACCTTCGTCATCGTGGGTGCCGGCCCGACGGGTGTCGAGCTCGCGGGCCAGATCGCCGAGATGGCGCACCGTTCCTTCAAGGACGAGTACTCCAACTTCGTTCCTTCCCAGGCCAAGATCGTGCTTATCGACGGCATGCCCCAGGTGCTCCCGCCCTTCGGCAAGCGCCTCGGCAAGAAGGCGCAGCGAGAGCTGGAAAAGAAGGGCGTCACCGTCGTCCTCAACGCCATGGTGGTCAACGTCGATGAGAACTCTGTCACGTACAAGGACACCAAGACCGAGGAGGAAGTCACCATCGCTTCCTCCACCAAGATCTGGTCCGCCGGCGTCCAGGCGTCCCCGCTGGGCAAGCTCATCGCCGACCAGGTCGGTGTCGAGGCCGAGCGCAACGGCAAGGTCCCGGTCAACTCCGACCTGACTGTCGGCGACAAGTCCAACGTCTTCATCATCGGAGACATGATGAGCCGAGACCGCCTTCCGGGTGTGGCGCAGGTCGCCATTCAGACCGGCGAGTACGTCGCCAAGATCATCAAGGAGCAGGTCGAGCACGACGTCGCTCCCGAGGCGCGCGACGATTTCGAGTACTTTGACAAGGGCTCGATGGCGATTGTCTCCCGCTACAACGCCGTTGTGAAAATGGGCAAGGTCGAGGTCACGGGCTTCATCGGTTGGCTCATGTGGCTTGCCGTCCACCTGTCCTTCCTGGTGGGCGCCCGCAACCAGTTCGTCGCCCTGCTGTCCTGGACGCTCAACGCGCTGACCCCGAAGCGCTACAACCTGGCCACTACCCTGGCCCAGATGCACGGTCGTACCGCGCTGCTCAAGTTGGGCGAGCGCACTACGGACGATGCAGCGTCGCTGCCGGAGGTCCGCGACACCAACGGCGAGAACTAG